CTGCTTGTCGCCGCCGTATTTGGCGATGAACTTGTCGGCGACCTCTTCGAGGTGGGCGTCGCTGTAGGCGATGGACTTGCGGCAGGCGTCGAGGATCTGGCCGGCGAACTCGGGGTGCTCCCGCAGCAGGTCCTCGCGGGTGGCGAGCATGTGCTTGATGATCTCCGGCAGGCCGTGGAGACCGCGCCAAGCGTCGCCGTCGGTGTAGAGGCAGCGCACGTCGGGGTCCTTCTCGCCGTGCCAGAAGACCTGGTCGATGAGAGTCACGGCGTCGGCCTTGCGCTCCTTGAGGATGTCCAGGAGCTCCTCCTGGGGATGGGACTCCCAGCGGATGGTGGAGTCGTCCACCTTGTAGTGCTTGCGCAGGAGGAAGCAGTGCATGGCGTGGGGGTCGGAGTGGTGGCTGGCGATAAGCCGGCCTTCCAGGTCCTTGGGTGTCTGCACGGGGCCGTCCTTGAGCACGAAGACGCCGTTGCCCTTGGCGGTGGACTTCCACTCGGTGGACAGCCCGACGATGGGGGCGCCGCCGAGCTTGCGCTTCAAGAAGTTGGGAAGATAGACGTTGGCGAACGCCACCTCGCCCCGGATCAGCACCTCTTCCAGCTCGTGGCTCGGCGGGTCGGCCACCTCGATGACCTTCAGGTCGAAGCCCTCGGGCCTCACGATGCCCTCCGCCAGGGCATAGTAGGTGCGGAACATGCAAAAGCGGTTGCGGTAGTGTGCGAGTGTCAACTCCATGGGAACTCCCCCGCCGGGGCGCGCTCACGCGCATCCGGCTTCAACGGAAGCGGGCGGCCCGCGCATGACGCGCGGCCGCCCGCCCCTGC
The sequence above is a segment of the Deltaproteobacteria bacterium genome. Coding sequences within it:
- a CDS encoding ABC transporter substrate-binding protein, with amino-acid sequence MELTLAHYRNRFCMFRTYYALAEGIVRPEGFDLKVIEVADPPSHELEEVLIRGEVAFANVYLPNFLKRKLGGAPIVGLSTEWKSTAKGNGVFVLKDGPVQTPKDLEGRLIASHHSDPHAMHCFLLRKHYKVDDSTIRWESHPQEELLDILKERKADAVTLIDQVFWHGEKDPDVRCLYTDGDAWRGLHGLPEIIKHMLATREDLLREHPEFAGQILDACRKSIAYSDAHLEEVADKFIAKYGGDKQDILASAGYPKIEFTFTDTERKEAEATMEMLVETGRLEGRVDLSTAFVS